A stretch of DNA from Oncorhynchus masou masou isolate Uvic2021 unplaced genomic scaffold, UVic_Omas_1.1 unplaced_scaffold_5475, whole genome shotgun sequence:
ggttctaccactgttactcatattattagtctgagaaggaggtgactagttctaccactgttactcatattattagtccgagaaggaggtgaggggttctaccgctgttactcatattattagtccgAGAAGGAGGTGAGGTAACTTACTCTCTAAGACAGAGCCAAAGGGGGTAACAGTAGTTCCACTGGTGTTTGGCGTCTGGCAGTCAATAGTCTGTGTGTGATAAGTGCTTTCTGTTGAATTCCAAACAGGTTGAGGACTTGAAGATGAAGGTAGTTGAACTGAATGGAAAGTTCAGGAAGCCCGTCCTGAAGAAGGTCCGCATGTCTGCTGATGCTATGCTCCAGGCTCTGCTGGGCTCCAAACACAAGGTGTCCATGGATCTGCGGTCCAACCTGAAACAAGTCAAGAAGGAGGTCAAGGAAGAGGTGAGTGTTATTCTGGACATAAGAACATACTGTAATTAAAGTACAGTTTAGCttaataaggttactatatatgtaatgtgtCTTATTTACTGTGTAAATAATGTGAGAGTTTTATTTGAAAGCCTCGTCCATGAATCTGtctgttctgtagctgttctaTAGGATTCCACTTCTGACACCAAATGTCATATCACAAGTCCAAACTTTCAAAGACAATGTCTCCCAGTATAGGCCTATCTCTAAGCAGCAGCAACTGTAAGCCTGTTCAACCCAACACTCCAATGTGAATCATGCTAATAACACTGCCGACACCAAGTGTCATATatttcaaatacattttcacTCGTGTACTTATTCTGCCACTCttaccctcccccccccccctcaggacAAAGATGCTGTGGGTGACTGGCGTAAGAACATCGAAGACAAATCAGACAGAAAGAAGATGTTTGAGACTCATAAGGAGTAGATGTTTCTGGAGTCCTTGGATATCTAGTCTTTTATCTCACATGAAACACAAAAACAGTaacgtgacccccccccccaaaaaaaaaaaattatgttgTGCAATATTTATACTAATTGTCATCAAATAAACCCTGGTCAGCTAATAGAAACTGTTTTTTTGTGA
This window harbors:
- the LOC135536035 gene encoding troponin I, fast skeletal muscle-like; the protein is VEDLKMKVVELNGKFRKPVLKKVRMSADAMLQALLGSKHKVSMDLRSNLKQVKKEVKEEDKDAVGDWRKNIEDKSDRKKMFETHKE